Part of the Cervus elaphus chromosome 18, mCerEla1.1, whole genome shotgun sequence genome is shown below.
CTCACCAGCCAGTCTGTTCTCTTGGAGAGGCCCCTGGCTTCCCAGAGTTGGAGGGTGTGGCCCAGAGCACAGTCACAGAGGTACCACAGCGCTTTCTACTGCACCTAGAGTCAGTACTGTTATCTGTTCATGCGGCCAGAGGGTCAGGGTCCTTACCCACCAGGCATGGACCTGGGCACTGTCTTCTGCAGCGTTTCCTCTTCCAGCACGGGCGGCCAGCCAGGGCCGGGCCTGGAGGGCACTGTGGATGCAGAATGTGGGCCCCAGCAGAGGGGCTGGAAGAGGGCCCCTACCGGTGGGCGGGGGCTGCTGAGGGCGGCTCCTCTCAGGGTCTCTTAGAGCCTGAGCCCCACTTCTCCCTTCACCCCCTCTTGGCAGGTACTCCAGCGGCCTCCTCTGCACACCCCCAGGGCCCGCCTTGTCCACACCTGAGAGAAGGGGCCGCCTCTGTGCCGGCGGGAGGAACAGCAGGTCCCCGGCGTCACCCAGGCAGGCCGAGGGGCTGACTCCTGGCCCCCTGGCCTCCCTCAGGGACACTGCAGTGACACGGAAGGGCAGAGGACTCCACCCCCGGGGGTGGGCCAGGCCCCAGCTTCGCAGgcactctcctctcctctcctctgagaGGGAGCCGGACTCAGTTGTGCGGAACAAAAGGCGATGCACCACAAGGCACTTTCAAGGACCTGTATTTCATCCTTCACAAGCGGACAATCTGCCAAGATAACGACAGTCCGTGGGGTTTTGTCTTGGGCGCGGCTCGTGTTATTTTAGCTCCccgaccggggattgaacccagggttcCTACCGTGAAAGCGCCCAGTCAGAAACACGGGACCGCCAGGGGAAAATCCCAGTCCGTGCCTTTTTTGAAGCGTCCGTCTCGCTCAGCAGGAAAAGACTTGGCTTCCCGGGACCTCGGGCGCCCGGGATCCGGGCGGCTGGAGACCCTGAGAGTCGCGGGAGGGTCCCGGGAGGGACGGACGGAGGGGCGGGCGGCTCGGCGAGGGCTTCGGAAGGCCGCCGGCGCGAGGGCGAAGCAGCACCCGCCGCGCCGGTCGGGGCCCCGGGGACGGGCGGGAGCGCCGCGCTCCTCGCGGGTCGGTGTCTGGGGCGCCGTCGGGGCGTCTCAGGCCGGCTGCagcggcgcggcggcggcggcgcagcCCACCTTGTTGCTGAAGAGGCGCGAGAGGCTGCGCTTGGGGGCGGCGGCGCGCGGCGGCGGGAGGCCGCGAACGTCCCAGAGGCGCAGCGCGCCGTCGTGCGAGGCGGTGTAGAGCACCTGGCCGTGCACCTGCGGGCGCGGGGCGTGGGCGGCCGGCAGCGGGGGGCACCCCGCCGCCCCACCCGGCTCCTCCCCGCCGCTCCGGGGTCGCCTGGACGCGGACCCGCCCCGGCCGACGCAAGCGGACGGCTCAGCCCTGGGCGGCCTCGGCCCAAGGAGGCTCTGCCCGCGGGGGCGCGCGGCTGCCCGGGAGGTGGGGGTCGGGGGCCCTCAGCCCTTCCCTTCCGAGGGCGCTCCACCAACCACTGCCAACCAGCCGCGGCCCCGGGAGAGGGCGGAGCGCCTACCTGGATGCAGTTGATGACGAAGGCGTGGCCGCGGAACACCCTCCGCAGTGCTCCGGACTGGGCGTCGAAGGCGCGCGCGCGGGCGTCCCCGCTGCCCGTGAACACTGTGAACACACGGTTCACGGTTCACGTCCCCTCGGGGCTCCACGGGGCGGGGTGTGGGGGACGTGGACGGGCGGAGAGAGTAACAGGGACCCTCTCCCGGCCCCATCCTCTCGCCTCCCAGGGAGGTCGTAATTGCAAATGGCAAACAGCCCAAGCCCCTTGAAAGGAAGGAGGCGGCACCTTCACGATCTTTAGTACGTTCCCTCAAGGTCAGCGTGGGGAGCCGGGGTCCCGAGGCGCCCCGTGTGGGCCGCAGCCGGCTCTGCAGGGCTGCGACGGCCCCACCGCCCTTGGGCTTCGGGTCAGCCTGCCCTGTCCTGTTGAGACAGAAATGGCTGGGCCCACCTGAGTTTCTGATTTAAGGAGGTCTGGGGCGGGGCCTGAGAACCCTCCGGTCTAACCAGCTTCTAGGGATGCTGTAGGCGGTCAGGAATCCCACTGGGAGCGCTGGCCAGAGGAACTCCCCTCCCTGTCCACTTACTACCTTAGCCTGGGTTCTCCCAGAAGCTGACCCTGACACTAGGATTTGAATGCAAACAGTTCATCTGGCAGGGCATTCCAAGAAGCGCGgagagaaacaggaaggaaggactCCCCAGGAAGGTGTGTTAGTGAGCAGGTCGGTGGCTGCTGGCGTGCTTGAGAGGAGGGGTGGCCCGTGTCTGAGTTGTCCCACCCGGGAACAAAGGTACCGGGCTCCTTTTCCATCAACACCTAGTCGTCCTCGGCCAGAGGACCTCAGTGCTGCAGCAGGAAGTGCCCCTGAGTGTGGTACCCAGACCACCTGCTACAGCCACCCAGCGGCCTGAGTGAGCCGCAGGAAGCACCCTCGGGGGGCCCCCTGTTCTTGGGCTGTCTACTCCTTATCCCGCTTCCTGCATCACCTGCCCATTCCCAGGTTTTCTGCTAAAGCTACTAGTGAAATGTGCTCCTGAAAGGGAAGTTTTGTTTGGGCCGGCCTTTTCAGCTCCTTTCCCGCCTTCCCTTCCACCAGGGCACTTGGTTACTGGGCATCCTGAGTGTGGGAAGAGGGTCTGGAATTTGGTCTGATTATCCTGCAGCCTGATGGCAAAGACCAAGGGCCAAGTTCCTTAACCGCCGGCCGCGAGCAAATAGGGTCTATGGCATCTGCTGCAGCGGCAGGTTTCATTCCAGCTGCTGCCACAGGGAGGCGCTCTGAGCAACGTTCTTCTCTGTAAATTAGAGACCCTGGCAGGAGCAGAGCCATAGTCACACTTAGAGCCTTGGACACAAAAACGGGAGGGAAAAATTATCTTTCTGCATCGGACACCTAAGTCCTGAGGGCATCTTGGGCACTATTTTTGGAAATCCGTTCTATCTTCATCTAACACCTGTGCTGTGAAGTCCACTTGAATTTTCCACTGTGACTCCTCCTCTGCCCCAGTCTGCTCTCTCATTCCTGCGATAGAAGGACGGTTCTCAGGCTCAGCTCCGCGTGGGGCTGGCTTCTGACTGTtgctgcttgtgtgtgtgtgtgtgagagagagagagagaataactGGGGAAAGCAGGGTGCTGGTGGGAAAATATAACACTGAGGGTCGgtcattttaggaaaaaaaatgtccagGAACGGGGGCCCCCACTCCCAGGGAGGTGCAGTAGGTTGTGCGTTTTGCTTTCCCAGCACAATGCCTGTCTTCTGGGTGTGTCTGGGCTGTAAATATGGCAAGCCACTTGGACAGAGCCAGGAAAGCCCAGACGTGTGGGTTTGAGATCTGGGGGACAGAGCGCTTGCTGACTACCcttcttttcttccaaaataaCCCTGATTAGTCCTGACAGCAGTATCCCCAGTAAGAGGTTTTATTATTCTGTCTCTTTTGTAGGCAGTGGTCAGAGAGATGTATGCAAGAAGTCTTTGGGTGGAATTTCCAGTAAAGATCTTTAAAGGGGTCTACTCATCTAGAAGACACATCCTTttgccctctcctcctcttcttcctgcctgCCTAAAACATATGATGGCTGGCCCACCAGCAGCTCTCTTGAACCACGAGCCACCCACTCCGCCCTTAAAGATAGATGATACAAACTAAGGATGATGAAGCAAAGTGAAAAAAGGAATCTGGGTGTCTAACAACTTTGTGAAGCCATCCATTTCAGCCTAGATCACCAGTCTCTAAAATTCTTCTACCTGAGAGAAGAATAAACCACTATCTCATTTAAATTCCCTGTTATCTGGATTTTCTCTTATCTGTAGTCAAACCTAATGTCAAGTGAAGCTAAATCCAGGTGCCCCTCAACTCCCTCTGGCTGGAGTTGAGCAGCGTCACTGTCTCACTCGAGAATTAGAATGTGTCCTTGACACCCACTCTTAACCTGAGGTTCTCTGAACACGCAGGTCGCTGTAGGTCCTAGTGGGTAAAGGTGGGGAGGGGCCCCCACACCCGGGGAGGGGCCCCCACACCCTTACTTGGAACTCGTTTGGCTGGAGGAACAAACACGTGCACAGAGGAGGCACGGCTGCCGCTCCTGGCCGCCACCCAAACGGAGCCGCAGCTGAGGCTCACGGAGGGTAGAGCGGAGTGAGCGTAAGCAGAGGGGCCCGGGTGAGCGCGGACGTGCGGGGGGCAGGCAGGCTGGGGCTCCAGGACGCGGGGTCACTTACAGGTGCCCGCGTGGTACTTGAGGGCGCTCACGCTGTGTCTGTGGGCCGTGAACGTGCGCACGCGCTCGCCGGTGTCTGCCAGCCAGCACTTGACCGTCCTGTCGGCGCTGCCCGAGTACACGTGCTGGTTTACCAGCTGCggagggggacggggagggggtaCGGTTGGCCCCGGACACAGCGGGCCGGCTCAGAAGCCCCTCCAAACCTCTCTGTGTAACCGGGGAGGGGCACGTGCAGCTCTTAGTGGAGAAACTGTGGACGGGCCAGAAATGCCCCTGCCCGGGGGTCCCACCCGGCCGCCCGCTCTGGCGCCTGAGGTCatgctgcccaccccccaccccctctgcaGGGCAGTGGGGGTCAGGCAGACCTGGCTGCAGATCCTCACTGGCCCTTGGCCCTTTGCCAAGGCACTGACTACTCTCAGCAGCTTCACCCACAGTGAGGACCACGCCAGCCCCCTCCTCGTGGGGCTCAGACCCAACCACGCAGCGCTCAGCACCCTAACTGCAGGGGCCAGGAAATGTCGGCTACCACTCCTGCCATCACCGCCAGGCGTTTCTCGTTAGCAGTTTCCTACTGAAGAGCAGCCTGGGAATCCACCTGTAGCTACTGCAGGTCCTGGGATCATCCCAGCTGAGAAAAGGGCTCCCAGGGCAGGGCATTTACGCTGGACTTCTGCTCCAGGGAGGGCACGCAGGAGAGAGAAAGGTCTAGAAATAACCTGACTGGCCGTGGTAGGTGTGAGGTGGCCCTCTGCTGGGACCAGAGCTGGACACCCAGGGGCCAGAGCTGGACACCCAGGGGCCATCACGGGGTCCTGGCCCCCTGCCCTTGGAGACAGGCTTCCCCGGTTCCTGTGTGCCCCACCCGCTGGAGTGGCATTCACAGCCCTGGTGGGTGCTGCAGGAGGTGAGGAACAGGCCAGGGAGACAAGGGCAGGGGGACATGAGGAGGcaccccctgcctcccacccccagcaggaGAGACATTGTCCTAGGccgagggaagcccaaagactaTTGAAACAGCCCTGTGAATTTCCCCCGAGGGAAGGCTCCATGAAGCCCCCAGAGCTTGCAGCCAGCACAGCACCTTCTGACTCACGAGGGAGAATCAGGCGGGCGGGCGGGTCCCCAGCTGCCATCAGCTGGCTATGGCGCCAGGTCTCCCCTACTCGGCAGGGCCCAGGAGGAGGGGGGCAGGCGACAAGGCCTTGAGAGAGCTGGGCACCATACTGCCAGGGCCTGGAGCCCCGGAGGCTCAGGAAAGAGCAGG
Proteins encoded:
- the WDR86 gene encoding WD repeat-containing protein 86 isoform X2, which gives rise to MCLNFRQAGTRTRELRDLLPAGGRGRLYLQRRLHHQEVGCADRAVSAGVPGTHVHREQDPGCQQAALQRLLRQDGPRLERGQGAGGPGVPGSPQLCADPGLRRGALRGGGRGRGPPGDGQHGRHGQGVAGGQWLLPSDAAGPHGRRALPGAGRARPHGLHGQHGCHRPRLGHPERPAAARVPGAPGLRHLSGAGKPARVLGQRRQDGQVLAGRHRRARAHVHGPQTQRERPQVPRGHLTGQADPKPKGGGAVAALQSRLRPTRGASGPRLPTLTLRERTKDREVFTGSGDARARAFDAQSGALRRVFRGHAFVINCIQVGAPPSPGAAAGWQWLVERPRKGRAEGPRPPPPGQPRAPAGRASLGRGRPGLSRPLASAGAGPRPGDPGAAGRSRVGRRGAPRCRPPTPRARRCTARCSTPPRTTARCASGTFAASRRRAPPPPSAASRASSATRWAAPPPPRRCSRPETPRRRPRHRPARSAALPPVPGAPTGAAGAASPSRRRPSEALAEPPAPPSVPPGTLPRLSGSPAARIPGARGPGKPSLFLLSETDASKKARTGIFPWRSRVSDWALSR
- the WDR86 gene encoding WD repeat-containing protein 86 isoform X1 is translated as MEADSSLVEVEGPERLGLRTRELRDLLPAGGRGRLYLQRRLHHQEVGCADRAVSAGVPGTHVHREQDPGCQQAALQRLLRQDGPRLERGQGAGGPGVPGSPQLCADPGLRRGALRGGGRGRGPPGDGQHGRHGQGVAGGQWLLPSDAAGPHGRRALPGAGRARPHGLHGQHGCHRPRLGHPERPAAARVPGAPGLRHLSGAGKPARVLGQRRQDGQVLAGRHRRARAHVHGPQTQRERPQVPRGHLTGQADPKPKGGGAVAALQSRLRPTRGASGPRLPTLTLRERTKDREVFTGSGDARARAFDAQSGALRRVFRGHAFVINCIQVGAPPSPGAAAGWQWLVERPRKGRAEGPRPPPPGQPRAPAGRASLGRGRPGLSRPLASAGAGPRPGDPGAAGRSRVGRRGAPRCRPPTPRARRCTARCSTPPRTTARCASGTFAASRRRAPPPPSAASRASSATRWAAPPPPRRCSRPETPRRRPRHRPARSAALPPVPGAPTGAAGAASPSRRRPSEALAEPPAPPSVPPGTLPRLSGSPAARIPGARGPGKPSLFLLSETDASKKARTGIFPWRSRVSDWALSR
- the WDR86 gene encoding WD repeat-containing protein 86 isoform X3, translating into MGGGGSALRVCADHRGGINWLSLSPDGQRLLTGSEDGTARLWSTADGTCCALLQGHESYVTFCQLEDEAAFTCSADCTIRKWDVLTGQCLQVFRGHTSIVNRILVANKQLFSGSYDRTARAWSVDRGQVAREFRGHRNCVLTLAYAGAPCVEEAVAGGLLVTGSTDGTAKVWQVASGCCHQTLRGHTGAVLCLVLDAPGHTAFTGSTDATVRAWDILSGQQLRVFREHQGSVICLELVNQHVYSGSADRTVKCWLADTGERVRTFTAHRHSVSALKYHAGTLFTGSGDARARAFDAQSGALRRVFRGHAFVINCIQVGAPPSPGAAAGWQWLVERPRKGRAEGPRPPPPGQPRAPAGRASLGRGRPGLSRPLASAGAGPRPGDPGAAGRSRVGRRGAPRCRPPTPRARRCTARCSTPPRTTARCASGTFAASRRRAPPPPSAASRASSATRWAAPPPPRRCSRPETPRRRPRHRPARSAALPPVPGAPTGAAGAASPSRRRPSEALAEPPAPPSVPPGTLPRLSGSPAARIPGARGPGKPSLFLLSETDASKKARTGIFPWRSRVSDWALSR
- the WDR86 gene encoding WD repeat-containing protein 86 isoform X4 — its product is MEADSSLVEVEGPERLGLRTRELRDLLPAGGRGRLYLQRRLHHQEVGCADRAVSAGVPGTHVHREQDPGCQQAALQRLLRQDGPRLERGQGAGGPGVPGSPQLCADPGLRRGALRGGGRGRGPPGDGQHGRHGQGVAGGQWLLPSDAAGPHGRRALPGAGRARPHGLHGQHGCHRPRLGHPERPAAARVPGAPGLRHLSGVFTGSGDARARAFDAQSGALRRVFRGHAFVINCIQVGAPPSPGAAAGWQWLVERPRKGRAEGPRPPPPGQPRAPAGRASLGRGRPGLSRPLASAGAGPRPGDPGAAGRSRVGRRGAPRCRPPTPRARRCTARCSTPPRTTARCASGTFAASRRRAPPPPSAASRASSATRWAAPPPPRRCSRPETPRRRPRHRPARSAALPPVPGAPTGAAGAASPSRRRPSEALAEPPAPPSVPPGTLPRLSGSPAARIPGARGPGKPSLFLLSETDASKKARTGIFPWRSRVSDWALSR
- the WDR86 gene encoding WD repeat-containing protein 86 isoform X6 codes for the protein MEADSSLVEVEGPERLGLRTRELRDLLPAGGRGRLYLQRRLHHQEVGCADRAVSAGVPGTHVHREQDPGCQQAALQRLLRQDGPRLERGQGAGGPGVPGSPQLCADPGLRRGALRGGGRGRGPPGDGQHGRHGQGVAGGQWLLPSDAAGPHGRRALPGAGRARPHGLHGQHGCHRPRLGHPERPAAARVPGAPGLRHLSGAGKPARVLGQRRQDGQVLAGRHRRARAHVHGPQTQRERPQVPRGHLVHGQRGRPRARLRRPVRSTAEGVPRPRLRHQLHPGARPGALHRLARRRAAPLGRSRPPAAARRRPQAQPLAPLQQQGGLRRRRRAAAAGLRRPDGAPDTDPRGARRSRPSPGPRPARRVLLRPRAGGLPKPSPSRPPLRPSLPGPSRDSQGLQPPGSRAPEVPGSQVFSC